The following proteins come from a genomic window of Limosilactobacillus reuteri:
- a CDS encoding transposase produces the protein MTKHSYDKEFKEQAVQYYLDNKDHMTMNEISKNLGIGASTLHKWIKLFTETGEFGRGSGNFASDKDKEIARLKRQLRDAEGAIEVLKKSIGILSK, from the coding sequence ATGACGAAGCACAGTTATGACAAGGAATTTAAGGAACAGGCCGTTCAGTATTACTTAGATAACAAGGATCACATGACCATGAATGAAATAAGTAAGAATCTAGGTATTGGGGCTAGTACATTACATAAATGGATTAAGCTGTTTACTGAGACTGGGGAGTTTGGCCGTGGCTCTGGTAATTTTGCCAGCGATAAGGACAAGGAGATTGCACGACTAAAGCGTCAACTTCGTGACGCTGAAGGAGCGATCGAAGTATTAAAAAAATCAATCGGGATTCTGAGCAAGTAA